A stretch of the Aegilops tauschii subsp. strangulata cultivar AL8/78 chromosome 4, Aet v6.0, whole genome shotgun sequence genome encodes the following:
- the LOC109741347 gene encoding scarecrow-like protein 21 yields the protein MSAKASNMSYRYPDNSQIPYYSSSMHVGGNGTCYVQQNHEDHHYVSSDDGSQNSDPKSQVIHPQYCTLESSSANCVYAAHSSTSPQCRSGSHISVHDSHSDHTYDSPASGITEVPGLGFTTLQELADALFGSDSDAVSSDRSLVIGAAMHQSNWRELLGISSGDLKQVIVACGKAVDENNCHEDLLISELQKMVSVSGEPIQRLGAYMLEGLVARRYSTGHALYKSLKCKEPQPTNSELMSYMHLLYDICPFFRFGYMSANGAIAEAVKGENFIHIIDFQIAQGSQWVTMIQALAARASGPPYLRITGIDDSDSAYARGGGLDIVGRRLCNIAQSCCLPFEFNAVNAASHEVTLEHLDIRMGEAIAVNFAYQLHHTPDESVCIENHRDRILRMVKSLSPRVVTLVEQEANTNTAPFFSRYMETLDYYTAMFEAIDVACPRDDKVRMSTEQHCVARDIVNLIACEGAERVERHEPFGKWRSRFAMAGFRPYPLSALVNNTIRTLLNDYNSYYKLEEKDGVIYLGWKNRKLVVSSAWR from the coding sequence ATGTCAGCAAAGGCCTCTAACATGTCATACAGATATCCAGACAATTCTCAAATACCATACTACAGCAGTTCAATGCATGTGGGGGGGAATGGTACTTGCTATGTGCAACAAAATCATGAGGATCATCACTACGTGTCCTCTGATGATGGTTCACAGAACAGCGATCCAAAGTCTCAGGTGATTCACCCACAATACTGCACTCTAGAGTCTTCATCAGCCAATTGTGTTTATGCTGCCCATAGCTCTACATCTCCTCAGTGCAGAAGTGGTAGCCACATTTCTGTGCATGATAGCCACTCAGATCACACATATGATTCTCCTGCAAGTGGCATCACCGAGGTTCCAGGTTTGGGGTTTACAACACTTCAGGAGCTAGCAGATGCACTGTTTGGATCTGATTCAGATGCAGTTAGTTCTGACAGATCCCTAGTAATTGGCGCCGCAATGCACCAAAGTAACTGGAGAGAGCTTCTGGGAATTAGCTCTGGGGACTTGAAGCAGGTAATTGTAGCATGTGGTAAGGCTGTTGATGAGAATAATTGTCATGAGGACTTGCTGATATCAGAGTTACAGAAGATGGTTTCCGTGTCTGGAGAACCAATCCAACGTCTGGGAGCCTATATGTTGGAAGGCCTTGTTGCGAGGCGTTATTCTACTGGACATGCGTTGTATAAATCTCTGAAGTGCAAGGAACCTCAACCTACAAATTCAGAGCTCATGTCCTACATGCATCTTCTCTATGATATCTGTCCATTCTTCAGATTTGGTTACATGTCTGCCAATGGTGCTATAGCCGAGGCTGTTAAGGGTGAGAACTTTATTCACATCATTGATTTCCAGATTGCTCAAGGGAGCCAGTGGGTAACTATGATACAGGCCCTTGCTGCGAGGGCTAGCGGACCACCATACCTAAGAATTACTGGTATAGATGATTCAGATTCGGCTTATGCCCGAGGTGGTGGACTGGATATAGTTGGGCGTAGGTTATGCAACATTGCCCAGTCATGTTGTCTGCCCTTTGAGTTCAATGCCGTAAATGCAGCTAGTCACGAGGTTACACTTGAACATCTCGATATAAGAATGGGAGAGGCTATTGCTGTCAACTTTGCGTATCAGCTGCATCATACTCCTGATGAGAGTGTCTGCATAGAAAACCACCGGGATAGGATATTGAGAATGGTTAAGAGCCTGTCTCCTAGGGTGGTAACTCTTGTAGAGCAGGAGGCTAACACAAACACTGCCCCATTCTTCAGTAGATACATGGAGACCCTTGACTACTACACAGCCATGTTCGAGGCAATAGATGTTGCTTGCCCTAGGGATGACAAGGTGAGGATGAGCACTGAGCAGCACTGTGTTGCAAGAGATATTGTCAATTTAATTGCATGTGAAGGTGCAGAAAGAGTGGAGAGGCACGAACCATTTGGAAAGTGGCGGTCTAGGTTTGCAATGGCTGGCTTTAGACCATACCCCCTAAGTGCATTGGTGAACAATACTATCAGAACACTGTTAAATGATTACAACAGTTACTACAAGCTAGAGGAGAAAGATGGTGTCATTTATCTTGGATGGAAGAACAGAAAGCTGGTTGTATCTTCTGCATGGCGGTGA